A genomic segment from Neobacillus sp. YX16 encodes:
- a CDS encoding SRPBCC family protein codes for MLARIEKGETGYSATYERHLNHPVEEVWSYLTDNEKLPKWFAELRVDELREGGVIKFDMGDGTFDELSILELKMNSVLEFSWWVDTVRFELSEESEGCLLKFIEKIHTITDHTPRDLAGWHVCLDVIEALLDGRTIERKEEWKIWYERYVKEIQKVTKQ; via the coding sequence ATGTTAGCACGCATAGAAAAAGGAGAAACCGGATATTCTGCCACATATGAACGTCACCTTAACCATCCTGTAGAGGAGGTATGGTCTTATTTAACCGATAACGAGAAACTCCCAAAATGGTTTGCAGAGCTTCGAGTTGATGAGCTTCGTGAAGGCGGGGTTATTAAGTTTGACATGGGGGATGGTACCTTTGATGAGCTTTCTATCTTAGAACTAAAAATGAATTCTGTTTTGGAATTCTCCTGGTGGGTAGACACAGTCAGGTTCGAATTGTCCGAGGAATCTGAGGGCTGCTTACTAAAGTTCATTGAAAAAATACATACCATAACTGACCATACTCCAAGAGACCTTGCCGGTTGGCATGTCTGTTTGGATGTCATAGAAGCATTGCTGGATGGCCGGACTATTGAACGTAAGGAAGAATGGAAAATCTGGTATGAAAGATATGTAAAGGAAATTCAAAAAGTCACCAAACAATAA
- a CDS encoding biotin/lipoate A/B protein ligase family protein: protein MDKEVWRFIDSGNCSPSFNMALDEALLDWHSEGKIPPVIRFYGWKPATLSIGYFQKVDKEIDLEAVKAHGLGFVRRPTGGRGVLHEHELTYSVIVSEDHPEMPKTVTEAYRVISEGILKGFHHLGLEAYFAVPKTDEERSALKDPRSAVCFDAPSWYELVVEGRKVAGSAQTRQKGVILQHGSILLDLDEDKLFSLFKYPNERVKERMKSSFKNKAVAINEISSRRISLEEAKEAFYKGFADGLNIELESYQLTEEELAYVNKIAKDRYENDEWNFKR from the coding sequence ATGGATAAAGAGGTATGGCGTTTTATAGATTCTGGAAATTGTTCCCCATCATTTAACATGGCGTTGGATGAGGCTTTGCTTGATTGGCATAGTGAAGGAAAAATCCCGCCTGTTATCAGATTTTATGGATGGAAACCTGCGACTCTATCAATAGGATATTTCCAAAAGGTTGATAAGGAGATCGACTTGGAGGCAGTAAAAGCCCATGGATTAGGGTTTGTAAGAAGGCCTACTGGCGGCCGTGGTGTTCTGCATGAGCATGAGCTGACTTACAGTGTCATTGTTTCTGAGGATCACCCAGAGATGCCTAAAACGGTAACAGAGGCTTATCGTGTTATTTCAGAAGGTATCTTAAAAGGATTCCATCACCTTGGATTAGAAGCATACTTTGCAGTTCCAAAAACAGACGAAGAGCGGAGTGCACTGAAGGATCCACGCTCAGCAGTTTGCTTCGATGCCCCAAGCTGGTATGAACTCGTGGTAGAAGGTCGTAAGGTCGCAGGAAGTGCACAGACAAGGCAAAAGGGAGTCATCCTACAACATGGTTCGATACTATTAGATTTAGATGAGGATAAGCTGTTCAGTTTATTTAAATATCCAAACGAGAGAGTAAAGGAACGGATGAAATCTTCTTTTAAAAATAAAGCAGTTGCTATTAATGAAATTAGTTCTAGAAGAATTAGTTTAGAGGAAGCGAAAGAAGCTTTTTATAAAGGCTTTGCAGATGGGCTTAATATCGAACTTGAATCCTATCAATTAACAGAAGAAGAACTAGCTTACGTTAATAAAATTGCAAAAGACCGATATGAAAATGATGAATGGAACTTCAAAAGATAA
- a CDS encoding rhodanese-like domain-containing protein, which yields MNSLIPLLIIIVAVIAYSVFTYFYQKRIVKTVTEEEFRAGYRKAQLIDVREPNDFQAGHILGARNIPISQIRTRMQELRPDLPVYLYDQNGMRSARAAQFLHRKGYKDLTQLQGGFKKWSGKVKVKK from the coding sequence TTGAATTCACTTATACCTCTATTAATCATCATTGTAGCAGTTATAGCTTATTCCGTTTTCACCTATTTTTATCAAAAAAGGATTGTTAAAACGGTAACAGAAGAGGAGTTTCGTGCCGGTTATAGAAAGGCACAGCTAATCGATGTTCGTGAACCGAACGATTTCCAGGCAGGTCATATTTTAGGAGCCCGTAATATTCCAATTTCGCAAATAAGAACACGAATGCAGGAGCTTCGCCCAGATTTACCTGTTTATTTATATGACCAAAACGGAATGCGCAGTGCCCGTGCAGCACAATTTCTACACCGTAAAGGTTACAAAGACCTAACCCAGCTTCAAGGCGGGTTTAAAAAATGGTCTGGTAAAGTAAAAGTAAAAAAATAA
- the gcvPB gene encoding aminomethyl-transferring glycine dehydrogenase subunit GcvPB yields the protein MHNQDQALIFELSTPGRIGYSLPEMDVPELDVSSLLPKGYLRAEEPELPEVSELDIMRHYTALSRRNHGVDSGFYPLGSCTMKYNPKINENVARFNGFAHVHPLQDESSVQGALELLYDLQQHLIEITGMDEVTLQPAAGAHGEWTGLMMIRAYHEANGDLKRTKVIVPDSAHGTNPASATVAGLETITVKSNEYGLVDLDDLRRVVGEDTAALMLTNPNTLGLFEENIVEMAEIVHAAGGKLYYDGANLNAVLSKARPGDMGFDVVHLNLHKTFTGPHGGGGPGSGPVGVKTDLIPFLPKPVIAKRGEEYVFDYDRPQSIGRVKPFYGNFGINVRAYTYIRSMGPDGLKAVTEYAVLNANYMMRRLAEYYDLPFDKHCKHEFVLSGRRQKKLGVRTLDIAKRLLDFGYHPPTIYFPLNVEECIMIEPTETESKETLDSFVDIMIQIAKEVEENPEIVQEAPHTTVVGRMDEATAARKPILRYQKA from the coding sequence ATGCATAACCAAGACCAGGCACTCATTTTTGAACTTAGTACACCAGGAAGAATTGGATACAGCCTCCCTGAAATGGATGTTCCTGAATTAGACGTTAGCAGTCTTCTTCCAAAAGGGTATTTACGCGCAGAAGAGCCAGAGCTGCCTGAAGTTTCTGAGCTTGATATTATGCGTCATTATACCGCCCTTTCACGGAGAAATCATGGAGTCGATTCTGGTTTTTATCCATTAGGCTCTTGCACAATGAAATATAACCCAAAAATTAATGAAAATGTAGCGCGTTTTAATGGATTTGCTCACGTCCACCCGCTTCAGGACGAAAGTTCTGTCCAAGGCGCTCTTGAGTTGTTGTATGATTTGCAGCAGCATTTAATTGAAATCACGGGAATGGATGAAGTGACACTACAGCCAGCAGCTGGTGCACATGGTGAATGGACAGGATTAATGATGATTCGTGCATACCATGAAGCAAATGGTGATCTAAAGCGTACAAAGGTTATCGTTCCGGATTCAGCACATGGAACAAATCCAGCTTCGGCAACGGTAGCAGGCCTTGAAACGATTACAGTTAAATCAAATGAGTATGGTTTAGTTGACCTTGACGATTTAAGAAGAGTAGTTGGCGAAGATACAGCTGCCTTAATGTTAACCAACCCGAATACACTTGGTCTTTTTGAAGAAAATATCGTTGAAATGGCTGAGATTGTTCACGCTGCAGGCGGTAAGCTCTATTATGATGGTGCGAACTTAAATGCGGTTCTATCTAAAGCTAGACCGGGAGATATGGGATTTGATGTTGTTCACTTGAATCTTCATAAAACATTCACCGGTCCACATGGCGGCGGTGGTCCTGGTTCTGGTCCTGTGGGTGTAAAAACCGATCTAATTCCTTTCCTTCCGAAGCCAGTAATAGCAAAACGTGGTGAAGAGTATGTGTTTGATTATGACCGTCCGCAATCTATCGGCCGTGTGAAGCCTTTCTATGGTAACTTTGGAATTAATGTACGTGCTTATACCTACATTCGTTCAATGGGTCCTGACGGCTTAAAGGCGGTAACTGAGTATGCTGTATTAAATGCAAACTATATGATGAGAAGACTTGCAGAGTATTATGATCTTCCGTTTGATAAGCATTGCAAACATGAATTTGTCCTAAGTGGAAGAAGACAGAAAAAATTAGGTGTTCGCACTTTGGATATTGCAAAACGACTGCTCGATTTTGGCTACCATCCGCCAACCATCTACTTCCCATTAAATGTAGAAGAATGTATCATGATCGAGCCAACTGAAACAGAATCCAAAGAAACGCTAGATTCTTTCGTTGATATCATGATTCAAATTGCGAAAGAGGTTGAGGAGAATCCGGAAATCGTCCAAGAAGCACCGCACACAACCGTTGTTGGGCGTATGGACGAAGCAACCGCTGCTCGTAAACCAATTCTTAGATATCAAAAGGCTTAA
- the gcvPA gene encoding aminomethyl-transferring glycine dehydrogenase subunit GcvPA: protein MKHRYLPMTEEDKKAMLETIGVSSVDELFSDIPEKVRFKGEYNIKAAKSETALMKELFNMASRNADLKRNVSFLGAGVYDHYMPVIVDHVISRSEFYTAYTPYQPEISQGELQAIFEFQTMICELTGMDVANSSMYDGGTALAEAAMLSAGHTKRKKILVSGAVHPESKEVLKTYAKGQYLEVIEVPVDNGVTDIEALKGLANEEIAAVIVQYPNFFGRIEPLEELEEIIHANKSLFVVSSNPLSLGVLTPPGKFGADIVIGDAQPFGIPTAFGGPHCGYFAVTTKLMRKVPGRLVGQTKDDQGRRGFVLTLQAREQHIRRDKATSNICSNQALNALAASVAMTALGKKGVREIAAANLQKAHYAKTAFKEAGFEVIHDGYSFNEFVVKLNKPVKEINQELLRKGMIGGYDLGRDYPELVNHMLVAVTEQRSKEEIDTFVKEVGDLHA from the coding sequence ATGAAACATCGCTATTTACCTATGACAGAAGAAGATAAAAAGGCAATGCTTGAAACAATTGGCGTTAGTTCCGTTGATGAATTATTCAGCGATATCCCAGAAAAAGTAAGATTTAAAGGTGAATATAACATTAAGGCAGCAAAGTCAGAGACTGCTTTGATGAAAGAGCTTTTTAATATGGCTTCTCGTAATGCCGATTTAAAAAGAAATGTCTCCTTTTTAGGAGCAGGGGTTTATGACCATTACATGCCAGTCATTGTTGACCATGTTATTTCCCGCTCAGAATTTTATACAGCTTATACACCATATCAGCCAGAAATCTCTCAAGGAGAGCTACAAGCTATTTTTGAATTCCAGACAATGATCTGTGAATTAACAGGCATGGATGTAGCAAACTCTTCTATGTATGATGGCGGTACAGCATTAGCTGAAGCAGCAATGCTAAGTGCTGGTCATACAAAACGTAAAAAAATCCTTGTTTCTGGTGCCGTTCACCCTGAATCAAAGGAAGTCCTCAAAACGTATGCAAAAGGACAGTATCTTGAAGTGATTGAAGTTCCAGTAGATAACGGGGTAACAGATATTGAAGCCTTAAAAGGTTTGGCAAACGAGGAAATTGCAGCAGTAATCGTTCAGTATCCAAACTTCTTCGGCAGAATTGAGCCTTTAGAGGAACTGGAAGAAATCATTCATGCTAACAAGTCACTGTTTGTTGTTTCAAGCAATCCGCTATCACTAGGAGTATTAACACCTCCAGGGAAGTTTGGAGCAGATATTGTTATTGGTGATGCACAGCCGTTTGGTATTCCTACAGCGTTTGGCGGACCACACTGCGGATATTTTGCGGTAACTACTAAGTTAATGCGTAAAGTTCCAGGTCGTCTAGTCGGCCAGACAAAAGATGATCAGGGACGCCGCGGTTTTGTACTAACACTTCAAGCCCGTGAACAGCATATCCGTCGTGATAAGGCGACTTCTAATATTTGTTCAAACCAAGCATTAAATGCCCTGGCAGCATCAGTAGCGATGACAGCACTAGGTAAAAAAGGTGTTCGTGAAATTGCCGCTGCTAACCTGCAAAAGGCCCACTATGCGAAAACTGCATTTAAAGAAGCTGGTTTTGAAGTCATCCATGATGGTTACTCCTTTAACGAATTTGTTGTTAAATTAAACAAACCAGTAAAAGAAATTAATCAAGAGCTGTTGCGAAAAGGAATGATTGGCGGGTACGATTTAGGCCGTGATTATCCTGAACTCGTAAATCATATGCTCGTTGCTGTTACAGAACAAAGATCGAAAGAAGAAATTGATACTTTTGTGAAAGAAGTGGGGGATTTACATGCATAA
- the gcvT gene encoding glycine cleavage system aminomethyltransferase GcvT produces the protein MTELKRTPLFDVYKEYGGKTIDFGGWELPVQFSSIKEEHEAVRTKAGLFDVSHMGEIEVKGPDSINYLQKMLTNDISKIKNGGAQYNAMCYENGGTVDDLLVYKIEDNHYLLVVNASNIEKDFKWLEDHLEGNVTIDNLSEKMAQLALQGPLSEKVLQKLAGDSNLSEIGFFKFQQEVKINGKNALVSRTGYTGEDGFEIYCDASDAVELWQAILSAGEEEGVVPCGLGSRDTLRFEATLALYGQELSPEITPLEAGIGFAVKLNKEADFIGKEVLKQQKDTGAARKLAGIEMIDRGIPRHGYQVYKGEELIGEVTTGTQSPSLKKNIGLVLIKSEHAVIDSEIDVEIRGKRLKAKVVPTPFYKREK, from the coding sequence ATGACTGAATTAAAACGCACACCGCTATTCGACGTGTATAAGGAATATGGCGGGAAAACGATTGATTTTGGAGGCTGGGAGCTGCCTGTTCAATTCTCAAGCATCAAGGAAGAACATGAAGCCGTCCGTACAAAGGCTGGTTTATTTGATGTTTCGCATATGGGGGAAATTGAGGTAAAGGGACCAGACAGCATAAATTACTTACAAAAAATGTTAACAAATGACATTTCAAAAATTAAAAATGGCGGAGCACAATACAATGCAATGTGCTATGAAAATGGTGGCACTGTTGACGACCTGCTAGTTTATAAAATAGAAGACAATCATTATTTACTTGTTGTGAATGCCTCGAATATTGAGAAGGATTTCAAATGGCTTGAAGACCATTTAGAGGGCAATGTTACGATAGATAATTTATCTGAAAAAATGGCTCAATTGGCGCTGCAAGGCCCACTCTCTGAAAAAGTACTTCAAAAGCTTGCCGGAGATAGTAATTTAAGTGAAATTGGCTTTTTTAAGTTCCAACAGGAAGTGAAAATCAATGGAAAGAATGCACTGGTTTCACGAACTGGGTATACGGGTGAAGACGGCTTTGAAATATATTGCGATGCATCAGATGCTGTAGAACTTTGGCAGGCAATTTTATCTGCTGGTGAAGAAGAGGGCGTGGTTCCATGCGGACTAGGCTCTCGGGATACACTTCGCTTTGAGGCAACTTTAGCTCTCTATGGCCAAGAATTGTCTCCTGAAATCACTCCATTAGAAGCTGGAATTGGCTTTGCTGTTAAGTTGAACAAAGAAGCAGATTTTATCGGTAAGGAAGTACTTAAGCAGCAAAAAGATACCGGGGCGGCTAGAAAGTTAGCAGGAATTGAAATGATTGATCGTGGTATACCTCGTCATGGATACCAAGTATATAAAGGTGAAGAGCTAATTGGTGAGGTTACAACTGGAACTCAATCACCATCCTTGAAAAAGAATATTGGACTTGTCCTTATTAAAAGTGAACATGCAGTGATAGATTCTGAAATTGACGTGGAAATTCGCGGAAAACGCCTAAAGGCGAAAGTAGTCCCAACACCTTTTTATAAACGAGAAAAGTAA
- a CDS encoding SNF2-related protein — MTVQIEFDSSWQDEFLHRIENDGPWGNWELFKLAVGVEKHLIIPDFEGLQAPSHLPNLTPLPHQLETAKQVIENMNGKAILADEVGLGKTIEAGLILKEYMIRGLVKKVLILVPASLVTQWSYELNSKFFIPAVSQRKSYVWEQCDVVVSSIDTAKRDPHRDIIYKQDYDLIIIDEAHKLKNNKTKNYEFVQNLKKKFCLLLTATPIQNRIEEIFNLVSLLKPGHLGSETAFYEKYKRDARSLNDNEHLKELVNKVMIRNRRADTGIEWTKRQVETIPIEFSTQEKELYEAITELKSEGDWVHTSAFSVMTLQREACSSRESVFYTLKNMLQKKENPTKAFEDQIQYLISKVEAVTTNSKAEKALELIQKIDDKVIIFTEYRATQMYLQWYLKQNGISSVPFRGGFKRGKKDWMRELFQKHAQVLIATEAGGEGINLQFCNHIINFDLPWNPMRLEQRIGRIHRLGQEKDVMIYNFAIQNTVEEHILKLLYEKIELFEKVIGDLDDILTKLDFGSIEDHLIDIFGQSCSEGEMRIKMENLTSMIDLAKDMQKEDSHAAAGNS, encoded by the coding sequence ATGACAGTTCAAATAGAATTTGATTCCTCTTGGCAGGATGAGTTTTTACATAGGATTGAAAACGATGGCCCATGGGGAAATTGGGAGCTTTTTAAGCTTGCAGTTGGAGTTGAAAAGCATCTGATAATCCCTGATTTTGAAGGCTTACAAGCACCAAGTCATCTGCCTAATCTTACCCCGCTGCCTCATCAGCTCGAAACCGCAAAGCAGGTAATCGAAAACATGAATGGAAAAGCTATTCTTGCTGATGAAGTGGGGCTTGGAAAAACAATTGAAGCCGGACTTATTTTAAAAGAATACATGATTCGCGGACTCGTTAAAAAAGTATTAATTCTCGTTCCTGCTTCACTAGTAACCCAATGGTCCTATGAATTAAATAGTAAGTTTTTTATTCCCGCTGTTTCTCAAAGGAAAAGCTATGTATGGGAGCAATGCGATGTAGTGGTCTCTTCCATTGATACAGCTAAACGGGACCCGCATCGTGATATCATTTATAAACAAGATTACGATTTAATCATTATTGATGAGGCTCACAAACTTAAGAACAATAAGACTAAAAACTATGAGTTTGTCCAAAATCTTAAAAAGAAGTTTTGTCTGCTTCTCACTGCAACACCGATTCAAAATCGAATTGAAGAAATCTTTAACCTTGTTTCCCTATTAAAACCAGGACATTTAGGCAGTGAAACAGCATTTTATGAAAAATACAAGCGGGATGCCCGCTCACTAAATGACAATGAGCATTTGAAAGAGCTGGTAAATAAGGTAATGATACGAAACCGGCGTGCCGATACAGGAATTGAATGGACTAAAAGACAGGTGGAAACGATTCCGATTGAATTTTCAACTCAAGAGAAAGAATTGTATGAAGCTATCACTGAATTAAAAAGTGAAGGTGATTGGGTTCATACAAGTGCTTTCTCGGTGATGACCTTACAGCGGGAAGCTTGTAGCAGCAGGGAGTCCGTATTTTATACACTTAAAAATATGCTGCAAAAAAAGGAAAATCCAACAAAGGCATTCGAAGATCAAATTCAATATTTAATTTCAAAGGTAGAAGCAGTTACAACAAACTCAAAAGCAGAAAAGGCATTGGAATTAATTCAAAAAATCGATGATAAGGTAATAATTTTTACCGAATATAGAGCGACCCAAATGTACCTGCAATGGTATTTAAAACAAAATGGTATATCATCTGTTCCCTTCCGAGGCGGTTTTAAGCGCGGCAAAAAAGACTGGATGCGTGAGCTATTTCAAAAGCATGCACAAGTCCTCATAGCAACTGAAGCTGGCGGTGAGGGAATCAACCTTCAATTCTGTAATCATATTATTAATTTCGATTTACCCTGGAATCCAATGAGGCTTGAACAAAGAATTGGAAGGATTCATCGTCTTGGCCAAGAAAAGGACGTAATGATTTATAATTTTGCAATCCAAAACACGGTTGAAGAACATATATTAAAGCTTCTATATGAAAAAATTGAACTATTTGAAAAAGTAATAGGTGACTTAGACGATATCTTAACGAAGCTAGACTTTGGAAGTATTGAAGATCATTTAATTGATATATTCGGACAATCCTGCTCCGAAGGTGAAATGCGGATTAAGATGGAAAATCTTACATCGATGATTGATTTGGCAAAAGATATGCAGAAGGAGGATTCACATGCAGCAGCTGGAAATTCATAA
- a CDS encoding YqhG family protein, with the protein MQQLEIHNFLIRYFQANECEISENGPGYLTVQLSIELDKELMNRPFYWHYLEKTGGIPNPMKLTFITNPQIAPENIKGETIHFGSPRLHQIFQSTKKLSSYIRLYENHQNNNQQTPLMPWLCMNVKISYQCDRKRDIFKSIGLQLINGQMVEDFHNRLQNVQLTPKIPDYSFTLSPLVKPKSGLSRIENYLKAVIEEDDHSWAEDARMRWEKDLQLLHHFYEDAEEENESYETEKRALQEQYEPKINISFINGGLFYLTDKAV; encoded by the coding sequence ATGCAGCAGCTGGAAATTCATAACTTTCTCATACGCTACTTTCAGGCTAATGAATGTGAAATATCAGAAAATGGTCCTGGATACTTAACTGTTCAGTTATCTATTGAGCTCGATAAGGAATTAATGAATAGACCTTTTTATTGGCATTATTTAGAAAAAACAGGCGGGATTCCAAATCCAATGAAGCTTACTTTTATTACGAATCCACAAATTGCACCTGAAAATATAAAAGGAGAAACGATTCATTTCGGGTCTCCAAGACTGCATCAAATATTTCAATCAACTAAAAAACTTTCGAGCTACATCAGGCTTTATGAGAATCACCAGAATAACAATCAACAAACTCCATTAATGCCTTGGCTGTGTATGAATGTTAAGATATCGTATCAATGCGACCGGAAACGGGATATTTTTAAATCAATCGGTTTGCAGCTCATAAATGGACAAATGGTAGAGGATTTCCATAATCGTCTGCAGAATGTTCAGCTTACACCGAAAATACCAGATTATTCGTTTACGTTATCTCCACTTGTAAAACCGAAAAGCGGTTTATCGCGGATTGAAAATTATCTCAAAGCAGTAATTGAAGAAGATGATCATTCTTGGGCAGAGGATGCCAGGATGCGTTGGGAGAAGGATTTGCAGCTTCTACACCATTTTTATGAGGATGCAGAAGAAGAAAATGAAAGTTACGAAACAGAGAAAAGGGCTTTACAGGAACAGTATGAACCAAAAATAAACATATCTTTTATTAATGGCGGATTGTTTTATTTAACCGATAAGGCTGTTTAA
- a CDS encoding YqzE family protein, whose amino-acid sequence MKTNDYVKYMTQTLVKYADQPKDERKRLREERKLAKASFWYRWFGILPYIFYIEVKNRRKR is encoded by the coding sequence ATGAAAACAAATGATTATGTAAAATATATGACTCAAACTCTTGTTAAATATGCGGACCAGCCAAAAGATGAGCGAAAACGGCTCCGGGAAGAGAGAAAGCTAGCCAAGGCATCTTTTTGGTATCGTTGGTTTGGGATTCTTCCCTATATTTTTTATATCGAAGTAAAAAATAGGAGAAAAAGGTAA
- the comGG gene encoding competence type IV pilus minor pilin ComGG, translated as MRKSERGFTYPLTLVVLILFLSIFSFRVEQLLSERKLSHETTAILQEEYYFHSSFKKIEKILQSGGVIPVKGSFSYQKGIMGYQADIPIGSVQKINFTLKMHTGETVAGRGFFDIAAKKMIKWAETY; from the coding sequence ATGAGGAAAAGTGAACGAGGATTTACATACCCATTAACTTTGGTGGTACTCATTCTGTTTCTATCAATCTTTTCCTTTCGTGTAGAACAATTGCTTTCTGAAAGGAAATTGTCACATGAAACAACTGCGATACTTCAGGAGGAGTATTATTTCCATTCTTCTTTTAAAAAAATCGAAAAAATATTGCAATCAGGTGGTGTTATACCAGTAAAAGGTTCATTCTCCTATCAAAAAGGGATTATGGGATATCAAGCCGACATTCCGATTGGATCTGTTCAGAAAATTAACTTTACGCTTAAAATGCACACAGGTGAAACAGTGGCAGGACGCGGTTTTTTTGATATTGCTGCAAAAAAAATGATTAAATGGGCTGAAACTTATTAA
- the comGF gene encoding competence type IV pilus minor pilin ComGF encodes MRYPNEKAFTLLEVLFAFSIFTTIVFFMFPVFQIISDNKDSNGRLQAMEWDVFCSQIKKEIHISSKAEVISGNLVLTLNNEKILYEKYGSNIRKRVNSTGHETLLQNVSLVTFTRINNSVKITVKDVWEREYSVVVHSYIEWFPIL; translated from the coding sequence GTGCGATACCCGAATGAAAAAGCTTTTACTCTCCTCGAAGTGCTTTTTGCATTCTCAATCTTCACAACGATCGTGTTTTTCATGTTTCCGGTATTTCAAATCATATCAGACAATAAAGATTCAAATGGAAGGCTTCAAGCGATGGAATGGGATGTATTTTGCAGTCAGATAAAAAAGGAAATCCATATTAGCTCTAAAGCGGAAGTAATTTCAGGGAACCTAGTATTAACCCTAAATAATGAAAAAATTTTATATGAAAAGTATGGCAGTAATATAAGAAAGCGAGTGAATTCTACTGGTCATGAAACATTACTGCAGAATGTTTCTTTGGTCACTTTTACTAGGATAAATAACTCAGTGAAAATTACTGTAAAAGATGTTTGGGAAAGAGAATATAGTGTTGTAGTGCATTCCTATATTGAATGGTTTCCTATATTATGA
- the comGD gene encoding competence type IV pilus minor pilin ComGD codes for MHHNQNGFTLIESLIVLSIFLIISSITVFSIKPQYQIATNKSFISQLKADLYYGQQYAIANQTEVRVIFIENEHSYVIAAGANSIVERNYSPKITVGQGTIQLYFKYNPNGNVDRFGTIFIRTPQEDYKLTLLIGKGRFYVLEE; via the coding sequence ATGCACCACAATCAAAACGGATTTACATTAATTGAATCTTTGATTGTTCTCTCCATCTTTTTAATCATCTCTTCGATTACTGTCTTTAGCATAAAGCCACAATACCAAATAGCTACTAACAAGTCCTTTATTTCCCAATTAAAAGCAGATTTATATTACGGTCAGCAGTACGCCATCGCTAATCAGACGGAAGTGAGAGTTATCTTTATTGAGAATGAGCATTCGTATGTCATAGCAGCAGGTGCTAATAGCATTGTTGAAAGAAATTATTCTCCGAAGATAACAGTAGGTCAGGGCACCATCCAATTATATTTTAAATATAATCCGAATGGGAATGTAGATAGATTCGGTACAATATTTATTCGAACACCGCAGGAAGATTACAAATTAACTCTTTTAATTGGAAAGGGACGGTTTTATGTTTTGGAAGAATGA
- the comGC gene encoding competence type IV pilus major pilin ComGC encodes MKNEKGFTLVEMMIVMLVISVLLIVTIPNVAKHNTNINNKGCEAYVKMVQAQVQSYIIDKNKVPTMANLISEEYLIEDKGCPNGTQNVLIDSEGKVTAEAKTTP; translated from the coding sequence ATGAAAAATGAGAAAGGTTTCACACTTGTTGAAATGATGATTGTTATGCTGGTTATTTCTGTTTTACTAATTGTTACAATTCCAAATGTGGCTAAGCATAATACTAATATTAACAACAAAGGCTGTGAAGCATATGTGAAGATGGTTCAAGCACAGGTACAATCTTATATAATCGACAAGAATAAGGTACCTACAATGGCAAATCTTATTTCAGAAGAATACCTTATTGAAGATAAAGGTTGTCCAAATGGAACACAAAATGTATTAATCGATTCAGAAGGAAAAGTAACCGCAGAAGCCAAAACAACACCTTAA